The following DNA comes from Mucilaginibacter jinjuensis.
TATTCTGCAAAACCTATGGCGGCAAGGGTATCGAGTCATCTGCCAAAAAACAAATGGAACTGGCTAACCTGTTACCTGTAAGTGTACAAGGCGCTTTAATGCCCGATGCTCACATGGGCTTTGGTTTGCCTATTGGCGGTGTGCTGGCTACCGGTAATGCGGTGATCCCTTATGCAGTAGGTATGGATATTGGCTGCCGCATGGCCTTATCTATTATTGATGAGAACGATGGCTTTCTGAAACGGTTTGAATACCAGGTTAAGCAAGCACTTAAAAACCATACCCATTTCGGTATGGAAGGCGGGCTGGATACCAGGCAGGAACATGAGATACTGGATAGCCCGGTATTTAATGAAATCCCATTTTTAAAACCGTTGCGCGGGAAGGCGGTGAGGCAGCTGGGCACTTCAGGCAACGGCAACCACTTTGTTGAGTTTGGCGAAATTGAACTTTTAGCCGATAATACCTTAGGCTTACCCGCTAAAAAGTACACGGCATTGCTAACGCATTCGGGCAGCAGGGGTTTAGGTTCGGCCATTGCAAGGCATTATACGCAGATAGCCATGAACACTTGCAAGCTACCACGCCATGCCCAGCAACTGGCCTGGCTGGATCTGAACAGCGAAGCAGGGCAGGAGTACTGGCTTACCATGACCCTCGCCGGCGATTATGCCAAAGCCTGCCATGAGCGTATCCATGCCAACTTACTAAAGGCTTTAGGTTTAAAAGCTTTGCACGTGGTAGAGAACCACCACAACTTTGCCTGGAAAGATAAACTGGCTGATAGCCGCGAAGTGATCATCCATCGCAAGGGTGCCACGCCGGCGCACAAAGGTGAGCTGGGCATTATCCCCGGCAGCATGACCACTCCCGCTTACCTGGTATCGGGCAAGGGAACGGGCGATGCCTTATATTCTGCTTCGCACGGAGCTGGCAGGGCGATGAGCAGGCAAAAGGCAAAGGATAGCATGACGGTTTCGGCCATGAAAAAGATGCTGACCAATGCTGGTGTTACCCTGATTGGCGGCACGGTTGAAGAGAACCCTATGGCCTACAAGGATATTGAGTCTGTTATTGCTGCGCAAAGCGATCTGGTTGATATCCAGGGGAAGTTTTATCCACGTATTGTTAGAATGAACAAGGATTAGGTGATGAAAAAGATGATCATACAAATTACATCAGGTAAAGGCCCGGCAGAATGCTGCCGGGTTGTAGCCTGTGTGCAAAACCTGATGACGAAACAGGCCAAACAACAAGGTATTGAGCTGGAGGTATTGGAAAATATCCCGGGTGAAATTAAAGATACTTTACTTTCTGCAACCATGATGGCCACAGGTAGTAACCTGGATGCATTTATAAAAGAATGGGCCGGAACCGTACAATGGATAGCGCAAAGCCCTTATCGTAAATTTCACAAACGTAAAAACTGGTTTGTTGGCATTGCTGCTTTTGATGTGAAGGATTTGATGCAGTGGAACCCGAAAGATGTAAAACTGGAAACCTGCCGTTCAGCCGGTCCGGGTGGGCAGAATGTAAACAAGGTTGAAACCGCCGTGAGGGGAACACATTTGCCATCCGGGTTACAGGTAATGGCTATGGATACCCGCTCGCAGCTGGAAAACAAGAAACTCTGTTTAGCCCGGCTCGAAGCTAAAATACTGGTTTGGCAAACCGAGCAACTGATGGCCCAACAGCAAAGCCAATGGCGTGAGCACAATGCATTGGAGCGTGGCAACCCGGTTAAAACGATAAAAGCGGAATTACTTTAAGCAAGACTGATAATTCCCGGTTGCAGACGCAACCGGGTAATTATTTTCATTAACAGATTATAAATTAGTTTCTTACATTTGCGTCAACAAAAACGCTATAAGTCTTTGAGCCATGTAATCGCCAGCGCATAAAATTATTTATGGTCTTTCCCATCCCAGGGGAGGAAGCGATTTCTATTTTCTAATTTAATTCTTGAAAACATGGCTATATCACAAAAATATGGTCGTACCTATCATTATCCGTTTTCGCCGGGCACAACCAGCGACGACCGTATAGCGCACGACTATTGGGAGCATCTGCAACACATCCCAAACTTAATACATACCGAAAAACTGGACGGCGAAAATAATTGCCTGTCCAAACTGGGCGTTTTTGCCCGTTCGCATGCTGCACCAACAACCTCTGCGTGGACAGAAAGTTTACGGCGTTTCTGGCAACTGGTAAAACATGACCTGGGCGATCTGGAAATCTTCGGTGAGAACCTTTATGCCATCCATTCCATTGAATATCGTAAGCTGGAACATCATTATTATGTATTCGGGATCCGGGAGCATGATCGTTGGCTAAGCTGGGAAGAAACCCGGTTTTATGCCGATATGCTCGATCTGCCTACAGTTCCGATAGTAAAAAAGGAAGAAACACCAAAGGAGCAGCAGCAATTTGAAACAGAAATGCTTGCGCTGGTAAACGGCGCCGGGGCGTTTGAGCCGTATGATGTACATGATAAAACAGCGACCACGATGGAAGGCATCGTGAGCAGAAATGCGGATCGTTACAGCGTTGATACATTCGCACAAAATGTATTTAAATATGTACGAAAAGGGCACGTTAAAACCGATGAGCACTGGACCCGTAACTGGAAACGTGCAGCATTAATAAACGAAGGAGGCAAGTATGTGGGTATTTAGCGAAAATAAAGATTGGCAATACCTGGAAGAACGCTTCGACTGGGTAAAGCGCATGAATGAGGTGCCGCAGGATACACGTTATCATGCCGAAGGTAACGTGGCCATCCACACGCAAATGGTATTAAATGCGCTGGGGAATGAAACGGCTTTTCAGGATTTATCCCCACAGGATCAGGAGATTTTGTGGGCTGCGGCTTTATTGCACGATGTTGAAAAATACAGCACCACAGTTTTGGAGGCTAATGGCAGCATTACATCTAA
Coding sequences within:
- a CDS encoding RtcB family protein, which encodes MGNLRTKDLSKIGYHNDQLRSLVIGIASKNFKHHSKQQLLDLLVDIKNNPEAFLDDELTAKIAEKVIGKVEGPSFKTYDLRDEPIFCKTYGGKGIESSAKKQMELANLLPVSVQGALMPDAHMGFGLPIGGVLATGNAVIPYAVGMDIGCRMALSIIDENDGFLKRFEYQVKQALKNHTHFGMEGGLDTRQEHEILDSPVFNEIPFLKPLRGKAVRQLGTSGNGNHFVEFGEIELLADNTLGLPAKKYTALLTHSGSRGLGSAIARHYTQIAMNTCKLPRHAQQLAWLDLNSEAGQEYWLTMTLAGDYAKACHERIHANLLKALGLKALHVVENHHNFAWKDKLADSREVIIHRKGATPAHKGELGIIPGSMTTPAYLVSGKGTGDALYSASHGAGRAMSRQKAKDSMTVSAMKKMLTNAGVTLIGGTVEENPMAYKDIESVIAAQSDLVDIQGKFYPRIVRMNKD
- a CDS encoding RNA ligase family protein: MAISQKYGRTYHYPFSPGTTSDDRIAHDYWEHLQHIPNLIHTEKLDGENNCLSKLGVFARSHAAPTTSAWTESLRRFWQLVKHDLGDLEIFGENLYAIHSIEYRKLEHHYYVFGIREHDRWLSWEETRFYADMLDLPTVPIVKKEETPKEQQQFETEMLALVNGAGAFEPYDVHDKTATTMEGIVSRNADRYSVDTFAQNVFKYVRKGHVKTDEHWTRNWKRAALINEGGKYVGI
- the prfH gene encoding peptide chain release factor H, producing MKKMIIQITSGKGPAECCRVVACVQNLMTKQAKQQGIELEVLENIPGEIKDTLLSATMMATGSNLDAFIKEWAGTVQWIAQSPYRKFHKRKNWFVGIAAFDVKDLMQWNPKDVKLETCRSAGPGGQNVNKVETAVRGTHLPSGLQVMAMDTRSQLENKKLCLARLEAKILVWQTEQLMAQQQSQWREHNALERGNPVKTIKAELL